The Sphaerisporangium siamense genome includes the window TCTCGGCCGGCAGATCACGGCCACGATCATCGAGCGCAAGCCCACGACGGTCGCTCACACCACCAGGTACGTCTACAACGACGACGACGTGATGACGTCCGTGGTCAGACCGGGCAACCGCACCACCGGTTACGTCGTGAACGCCGCCGGTGAGGTCAAGACCGAGACTGACCCGGCCGGGAACAGTTCCACCTTCACCTACGACCTGGCGGGCCGCACCGTGAAGGCGGCCGATCCGCTCGGCAACGCCACCGTCGCCGAATACGACCTGGCCGGACGGCAGATCGCGGCCAAGGACCTCGACGACAAGGGCGCCACTCTTCGCACGGTCGGCTTCGGATACGACGCCGCCTCCAACCCGACCACCTTCACCTCCGGTGAGGGTTACACGACCAGCCGGAAGTACGACGGGGCCGGCTCGCTGATCGAACTGGTCGAGCCGGTGTCGGCCACCGATTCCATCACGACCAGGTACGGCTACGACGCCGGCGGCGCCCTGACCCGCACCACCGACGGGCGCGGCAACACCGTATGGACCACCTACAACGGACTCGGCGAGGTCGAATCGATCACCGAGCCCTCCACGGCGGCACACCCGCAGGCGTCCGACAGGACCTGGACCTACGTCTACGACGCCGACGGCAACGAGGTGTCGGAACTCCGGCCCGGCGGCGTCCGGATCGACCGCGAGATCGACCACCTCGGACGCGTCATCCGCGAGGCCGGCAGCGGCGCCCAGGCGCAGACGCCCGAGCGGACCTTCTCCTATGACCTCACCGGCCGGATGACCGGCGTGGGCGACTACACCCTGGACTACGACGACCGCGGACTCCTGCTCAAGGTGTCCAAGCCGTCGGGACAGGTCGCGTCGTTCGCCTACGACGCTCTGGGATATCCGACCGAGCGGAACGACACCACCGGCAAGACCACCTACACCTGGGAGGACAACAGGCTGGCCACGGCCGCCGACCCGGTGAGCGGACGTGCCTTCACCTACGGCTACGACAAGGCCGACCGTCTCACCACGCTCACCTCGGCGACTCCGCGCAACGTCCAGACCTTCGCCTACGACGCCCTGGACCGCCTGACGAGCCACACCCTGGCGGACAGTGGCGGAAGCCAGCTCGCGAAGATCGCTTACGGGTGGGACAAGGACGACAACCTGGTCGCGAAGACGTCCCAGGGCACGGCCGGCGCGGGCGCGAACACCTACGGCTACGACCGAGCGGGACGGCTCACCTCCTGGACCGCGCCCAACGGTGACCAGACGATCTACACCTGGGACGCCGCGGGCAACAGAACCGGCGCCGGAGAGGACACCTTCCTCTTCGACGAACGCAACCGCCTCATCTCCGGGGGCGGCTCCTCCTACACCTACACGCCGCGCGGCACCCTGGCCACCGAGTCCGCCGGCGGTGCGACCAGGAACCTGGCGTTCGACGCCTTCGACAGGATGGTGTCCGACGGCGACGTCACCTATCGCTACGACGCGCTGGGCCGGCTCGACGCGCGCCGCGCGGCCGACGGGTCCGAACAGCGCTTCAGCTACTCCGGTCTGAACAACGACATCATCAGCGTGAGCGACGGCGCCGGGGCCGTGCAAGGCAAGTACGGGCGTGACCCGGCGGGCAACCTGCTGTCCCTGCAGGAGGGCACCGGGCCCGCGCTCGGCGTGATGAGCGACCTCCACGACGACGTGGTGGCGACCTACTCGGGGACCGCGGTGGTCGACTCCGCGGCGTTCACCCCCTTCGGTGAGGTCATCACGCGGACCGGCACGCCGCGGGCCATGGGCTACCAGGGCGAGTGGACCGACCCGGACACCGGCAAGGTCAACATGGCGGCCCGCTGGTACGTGCCCGGCACGGGCGGGTTCGCCTCCCGCGACGACTGGGAGCCCGACTCCACCCCGTCGATCGCGCTCAACCGCTACACCTACGCCTACGGCGATCCGCTGGCCTACACCGACCCGTCGGGCAACTGCCCGATGTGCATCCCGCTGGCACTGCTCGCGCTGCGGATCGCCGCCCAGATCGCGGCACGCGCGCTGGCGAGGAAGCTCGCGCTGGAGGCCGCCAAGCGCGCGGCGATCGCGATCGCCAAGAGGGTGGCGGCCAGGAAGGCCTTGGAACTGGCCAAGCGGAAGGCCGCCGACATCGCCAGGAAGAAGGCGGCGGCGCTCGCGAAACAGAAGGCGCAGCGGGCGGCGGCCAAGAAGGCCCAGGACGCGGCCAAGAAGGCAGCACAACAGGCGGCGAAGAAACAGGCTAAAACACCGTCGAAGCAATCCAAGAATACCAACAGGACGTCCAAGGGCCCGAAGTCCAAGACATCGAAGAACAACAAGACGTCCAAGGGAAACAAGTCCCCCAAAAAGCCTCAGGCCAAGAACCAGAGCAGGTCGGGCGGCAAGCCGTCCGGCAAGACCGGCGGAAAGTCGGCCGGCCCCAAGGGCGGCGGCAAGCCCACCGGGAAATCCGGAAGCGGCAAGGGCGGAAGCAAGCCGACCGGCAAGGGCGGAGGCAAGAGCGGAGGCAAGAGCGGAGGTAAGGGCGGCGGCAAGGGCGGCAAGTCCACCAAGTCTCCTCAGGAGAAGAAGAACGAGATCGCCGAGGAAGTGATCGACGAGGCTCTCGGTCTGGACCCGTCGTTCTCGGTGGGCGGCAACTCACCCATCGGCGGCGGCCGGGACGGCACCCCGAACCTGTGCACCAGCCTGGCGGCGTGCGCCCGCGACGTCGTCGAGGAAGTGGTGCAGAACACCGTCGAGGACCTGGTCAACGACCTGATCGACGACGTCGCCCCCGACCTGCCCCCGGGCACGCCCCCCGGCGCGGACTCCTGCCGCCCTGGTAACAGTTTCGTCGCCGGCACCAAGGTGCTCATGGCCGACGGCAGCCGCAAGCCCATCGAGGACATCAAGGTCGGCGACCATGTCGTCGCCACGGACCCGAAGACCGGCCGCGTTGACGCCGGCCCCGTGACCACCTTGATCACCGGCACTGGTGAAAAGACGCTGGTCGAGATCACCGTGGACATCGACGGCCGGCGAGGCGACAACACCGACAAGATCACCGCCACCGCCGGCCACCCCTTCTGGCTACCTCACCTTCGCAAGTGGCTGCCCGCCGGCGAACTCCAGCCCGGCGCATGGCTCCAGACCAGCGCCGGCACCTGGGTCCAGGTCACCGCCATCAAGACCTCGACCAGACACCAACGCGTCCACAATCTCACGATCGAGGGCCTGCACACCTATCATGTGGTGGCAGGCGACCAGGCCATCCTGGTTCACAATGACGATCCCGATCCTTATCGCCGTCCCAAGGGGTTCCGGAAGGGTGTCCGGGCTAAGGTATGGGAATCCGCCATGGACCCCGACACCGGGCTGGTTACTGACCCCCTGACCGGTGAGGTGATGGACAAGAGCAAACGTTGGGATATGGGCCACTTGCCGGGCTATGAATTTAGGAAACATCGGCAGAGTGCTCTAGATCGCGGAATCAGTCGGAAGCAGTTCCTGGATGAGCATAACGATCCGACGCACTATCGCCCGGAACTGCCGTCCTCAAATAGCTGCCATCGAGGGGAAGATCACAGCGATGATTACTTTGGTCCGTGAGTCCGGGAACGATGAGTTCCCCCGCTAGTCCGTCCAATCGGGCGATCGCGCGGCGTACTGCCGAAGCTTTCGGCAGTAGGCCGCGCGTCCACCGGTACCATGACGATCAGGGGCGCGGCTTCGTCGACATAGCTGCGGCGCAGGATGTGCCTCATGCAGGGGTAACGTCTTATGCGACCCTCGGGCTGTCGGGCGCCCCCATGGAAATGCCTGACGGTGGAGAGTGTCCACTGAGAATCGAGCTCTTAGGGGCATGTAAAAGTAGCTTCGAGAGTTTCGCTAACGCCTTGGCCGCATCGGCCATAAGAATAATCTCAACGCGTAAGTTCTGCGCTCCGGGTGTTATATTTCCAGATATTCTGACAACACCTGGCGAGGCGGGCGACATGAAGAACTTCGTTTTCCTGTCGCCTTTCTTGTGGGATGATCCGTTTGAGGCGATGGAACTGGACGATAAAAAAGTGGCATGGCTCCTTGCCGTCCCGATCTCCGATGCTGAGCTTCAATACGCGTTGGATAGAGGCGTTCCGGAGTTGGAGAGTATATTGGAAGCGAATTCAATCGACATGTTTGACTTGAATCGTTCTTCCGTGTTGTAGGCTTGGCGTTCTTTTATCACGACAGGCCCCACCGAATAAACTTCCGGCGGGGCCTCGGGGACTGTTTGACGGCTACAGCGGTCGTGATCGTTTTCTGACGGCTACGTTTCGGGAGGGTCGTCGAGGGCGTCGCCCATGCGTTCGATGGCGCCGCGTCGGAGGCGGAGCCGGACGTGGGCGTAGGTGTCGGCGGTGATGGAGCTGTGGGCGTGGCCGAGCAACTCCTCGATCACGACCAGGTCCACGCCCTGGTCCAGCGGAAAAGAGGCGCACGAGTGTCTCAGGTCGTGAAACCGGATCGTGCGCAGGCCCGCACGCTGTAAGAGCGCTTTGAAGTCGCGGCTGACGTCGGCCGGGTTGATCATGCCGCCGCGCCGGGTGGTGAACACGAGCCCGGTCTCAGGCCAGAGCGCTCCGATGGCCTGACGCTCGCCTTCATGACGTCTGCGATGTTCGGTCAGGACGTCGACACAGGAGCCGGGTAGAGCGATACGCCGTTCGGAGTTGATGGTCTTGGTCGGGGCGAGCACGAGCCCGACCCCGTCGGGGATGTACTGGAGGGTCTGGCGGATGGTCAAGGTACCGCCGTCAGGTCCACATCCGTCCAGCGCAGGCCGAGAAGTTCGCCGCGGCGCATCCCGGTGCGCAGAGCCGGCGTGACCAGGCGTACGGCCGGGAACCCTCCGCAGCCTCCAGCAGGCGGCCGGCTTCGGCGGCGGTGAGAGGTTCGATGCGCTGACGGCGCCCGGCGCTGATCTGGACGTTCCAGGCGACACCGCGACATGCACCCCGACAATGAGGTGTCAAGCATCTCCCGGGACAGGACATACCGCGCTCCGCGGCCCGCCGCGCGTCGGGCGGTCGCCGGCCGCGCTGCGGTTCTCCGGCCGGTCGCGACCGGCGCCGCCCACGCGCACATTGCCGACCAGGCGCCGCAGCCAAGGAAGCACCCTGCCAACGCGGCAACAGGACCATGAAGGCGACGGGTCAGGCCACGCCGGACAAACTGACAATCCCGGGGCTCCGCCCCTGCACCCCGGCCTTCCTCGAAGATGAGGGGAGTGGCTGGTGTGGAAGGGCGGTCACCTCATCCAGATCAGGCCAGGCGAGCATACGGCTGAGGATTCAACCGGCCGATCGGCAGGCTATGGGCCTGAGATCGGCCGGTTCTCTCATGGTTCCTAAGGCGTGGTCGCCGGCGTCAGGGGCTCTCGTTGGCGACCGAGGGAGAAGGGGGGGATGACCACTCCTGGCGGCGGGCTTCGGCGAGGGTTATGGCGGCGGCGGTGGCGACGTTGAAGGAGCCGACGCGGCCGACCTGGGGGATGTAGAGGGTTTCGTCGGCGGCTTCCAGGACGGCGGGGGAGCAGCCGTGGTCCTCGCTGCCGAGGATCAGGCAGATGTCGCGGTTCAGCCGGGCCTCGTGCAGGGGGACGGCGTCGGCGGTCAGTTCGACGGCGAGGACGTGGTAGCCGTCCTCCTTGGCGGCGCGGACGGCGTCCAGGGCCGGGACCGCCTCGTGCCAGGTCACCAGACGGTCGGTGCCGAGCGCCGTCTTGCCGACCTTGGGGTTGGTGGGCGGGGTGGCGTTGCCCGCGAGCCAGATCTGGTCGGCGCCGAAGGCGGCGGCGGTGCGAAAGATCGAGCCGACGTTGAACGGGCCGGTCACCGATTCGAGGATGAGCGACAGACGGTTCTCGGTGTTGCGCCGCCAGGTGCGGTTGAGCCGCTTGACGTCGGTCGGCCGGAGCTGCCTGCGGGTTCCAGGGGTCATGTGTCGCTCATCGCTCTCGTCGGGACGGGTCGGTGGTCGTGTGGCGGTGGGCCGGACCGGGTGTGGCGTCGCGCGCGATCACCGGCCGGACGGGTGTCGGACGTCGCGGGCGGGCGGGGGTCGCGCTGGGGTGTCGGTGGTCGCCGGACGTCACGGGTGGTGTGGGGGGTGGCCGGTGGTGGGGCGGGCGGTGACGTGGAGGACACGGTATGCCGAGCGGGACGCCGCGCGGGTCGTGGGCCAGCCTTCCTCCGACAGCCAGCGTTGCAGGGAGTCCGAG containing:
- a CDS encoding suppressor of fused domain protein, encoding MSSPASPSNRAIARRTAEAFGSRPRVHRYHDDQGRGFVDIAAAQDVPHAGVTSYATLGLSGAPMEMPDGGECPLRIELLGACKSSFESFANALAASAIRIISTRKFCAPGVIFPDILTTPGEAGDMKNFVFLSPFLWDDPFEAMELDDKKVAWLLAVPISDAELQYALDRGVPELESILEANSIDMFDLNRSSVL
- a CDS encoding TrmH family RNA methyltransferase, producing MTPGTRRQLRPTDVKRLNRTWRRNTENRLSLILESVTGPFNVGSIFRTAAAFGADQIWLAGNATPPTNPKVGKTALGTDRLVTWHEAVPALDAVRAAKEDGYHVLAVELTADAVPLHEARLNRDICLILGSEDHGCSPAVLEAADETLYIPQVGRVGSFNVATAAAITLAEARRQEWSSPPSPSVANESP
- a CDS encoding site-specific integrase; this translates as MTIRQTLQYIPDGVGLVLAPTKTINSERRIALPGSCVDVLTEHRRRHEGERQAIGALWPETGLVFTTRRGGMINPADVSRDFKALLQRAGLRTIRFHDLRHSCASFPLDQGVDLVVIEELLGHAHSSITADTYAHVRLRLRRGAIERMGDALDDPPET